One bacterium DNA segment encodes these proteins:
- the aroQ gene encoding type II 3-dehydroquinate dehydratase translates to MDIAYFCKEARFTHEVLEMVDDTKRVLVIHGPNMNLLGTREPKIYGKTSLQEVDRQLGLLARELGLQVETFQSNSEGTIIDKIQSAGPAGFSAIVINPAGYSSTSVAIRDAIASSSLPTVEVHVSNVFRRELFRQDMLTAGACRGVICGMGVESYHLALRAVALILDTHG, encoded by the coding sequence TTGGACATTGCCTACTTCTGCAAAGAGGCACGGTTCACGCATGAGGTATTGGAAATGGTCGATGACACTAAACGTGTTCTAGTTATTCACGGTCCGAACATGAACCTTCTTGGGACGCGAGAGCCCAAGATATACGGCAAGACATCGCTTCAGGAGGTTGATCGGCAGCTTGGGCTCTTAGCGCGTGAGTTGGGCCTTCAGGTGGAAACGTTCCAGTCCAATAGCGAGGGAACCATCATCGATAAAATACAATCGGCCGGGCCGGCTGGCTTTTCGGCCATCGTTATCAACCCAGCGGGTTACTCGAGCACCAGCGTCGCGATACGTGATGCAATCGCAAGCTCCTCGTTGCCAACTGTCGAGGTTCACGTCTCGAACGTCTTCAGGAGAGAGCTGTTCAGGCAGGATATGCTCACGGCTGGCGCGTGCCGGGGCGTGATATGCGGTATGGGAGTTGAATCGTATCATCTTGCCCTCAGGGCCGTGGCTCTGATACTCGACACGCACGGCTGA